One stretch of Euwallacea similis isolate ESF13 chromosome 6, ESF131.1, whole genome shotgun sequence DNA includes these proteins:
- the LOC136409555 gene encoding uncharacterized protein translates to MLTTSLQPPPRPIGCLRFAPWISGERTGYSEEWEFQRMTAKVPRARQARVHSVDPFEAAEDWASPHPCIPWARAMPQELGGVIVASPLDPRRDPRSPDPPRPRRHPCPRCRNPSAVYGLISWCRGLSVAKTPDEIVREISGVCDDCFRKRDEGNGRGKKATYWWNEEITERRRECIRTRKCWTRERARERESSAEREYKEARKTLKVSIRNDKRESWKRLCDDLETDVWDLGYKIVAGKLGHLRMSHLPEIKMLRQVDELFPKKEKIGWVPRESGTEHVARVSAEEIRQAVGSLKSRKAPGLDGIPNEILKLYLGAVPKGMADCVLRILTSGVFPKVWKKARLVLLEKPKREPGAEASYRPISLIDGLGKVTEKVIDTRLMEEVKAHDMISERQYGFMKGRSTMDAMLGVMNIVEKIRRTDYKRAGFCVMSYLHDKILTLPNGEARKLSCGVPQGSVLGPVLWNLYYDELLTVGYPKGVTPVAYADDLALVMAASSVLLYAAPVWQTELYKSTKKYKKYDAILERAYRSLALWVASAYRTAPTAAVLALAKIPPVRIRVKERCMMCEMGRKHSGEVRRWVLEKWEMEWEGYECEWTKSGCMLSQVFTGHGVFGKFLRRIGAERSAESWFCEEQEDTPEHTLWGCPAWENYRNELVESRENWGLFERLIENILRAKIARKNERKKSEVRNRGRT, encoded by the exons ATGTTGACCACATCGCTGCAACCCCCACCAAGACCCATCGGCTGTTTGCGGTTTGCTCCTTGGATAAGTGGGGAAAGAACAGGATACTCCGAAGAGTGGGAATTTCAAAGGATGACAG CTAAGGTACCGCGCGCTCGCCAAGCCCGTGTCCACAGTGTGGACCCCTTCGAGGCCGCTGAGGATTGGGCTTCCCCCCATCCTTGCATCCCTTGGGCGCGCGCCATGCCACAAGAATTGGGAGGTGTTATAGTGGCCTCACCACTTGATCCCCGAAGGGATCCCCGTTCACCTGATCCACCCCGGCCTCGAAGACATCCTTGCCCCCGTTGCCGAAATCCATCAGCTGTTTACGGTTTGATAAGCTG GTGCAGGGGTCTGAGCGTCGCCAAAACTCCCGATGAAATAGTTCGAGAAATAAGCGGCGTCTGCGACGATTGTTTTAGGAAACGGGACGAGGGGAACGGACGAGGAAAGAAGGCGACGTACTGGTGGAACGAGGAGATTACGGAGAGAAGGAGAGAATGCATTAGGACGAGAAAGTGTTGGACAAGGGAGCGAGCGAGGGAAAGGGAGTCGAGCGCAGAAAGGGAATACAAGGAAGCACGTAAGACCCTCAAGGTGTCCATACGGAACGATAAGAGGGAGTCGTGGAAGAGGTTGTGCGATGATCTGGAGACGGATGTCTGGGATCTCGGCTACAAGATTGTGGCTGGGAAACTTGGACATCTCAGGATGAGTCACTTGccggaaataaaaatgttacgGCAGGTGGACGAACTCTTTCCGAAGAAAGAGAAGATCGGATGGGTGCCAAGGGAATCGGGGACCGAACACGTGGCTCGGGTCTCAGCGGAGGAGATTCGGCAGGCAGTTGGGAGTCTCAAGAGCCGCAAGGCTCCAGGCCTAGATGGGATACCGAACGAGATCTTAAAGCTATATCTTGGGGCAGTGCCCAAGGGTATGGCCGACTGCGTTTTGCGCATCTTGACCTCGGGGGTTTTTCCGAAGGTCTGGAAGAAGGCCCGATTGGTCCTGCTGGAGAAACCGAAGCGGGAGCCGGGTGCAGAGGCCTCGTATCGGCCCATCTCTTTAATCGATGGACTCGGAAAGGTAACGGAGAAGGTGATCGACACCAGACTGATGGAAGAGGTGAAGGCGCATGACATGATTAGTGAAAGGCAGTATGGGTTCATGAAGGGCAGGAGCACCATGGACGCCATGCTGGGTGTGATGAATATCGTAGAGAAGATCAGGAGAACGGATTACAAGCGCGCAGGCTTCTGTGTTATG TCGTACCTGCATGATAAAATTTTGACGTTGCCTAACGGGGAGGCTCGCAAACTGTCATGTGGGGTTCCTCAGGGGTCCGTCCTGGGACCAGTGTTGTGGAACCTGTACTACGACGAACTGCTAACGGTGGGTTATCCAAAGGGCGTCACTCCGGTGGCGTACGCGGACGACCTGGCGTTGGTGATGGCGGCATCGTCGGTCCTACTGTACGCGGCTCCCGTCTGGCAGACGGAGCTGtacaaaagtacaaaaaagtacaaaaagtATGACGCCATCCTAGAGAGGGCGTATCGCTCGCTAGCACTCTGGGTGGCCAGTGCTTATAGAACGGCTCCAACCGCGGCGGTGCTGGCCCTAGCCAAGATACCGCCGGTGCGAATAAGAGTGAAAGAGAGGTGTATGATGTGTGAAATGGGGAGAAAGCACAGCGGGGAGGTACGAAGGTGGGTACTGGAGAAATGGGAAATGGAGTGGGAGGGGTACGAATGTGAATGGACAAAGAGTGGATGCATGCTGTCTCAAGTGTTTACGGGGCACGGCGTGTTCGGAAAATTCCTGAGACGGATCGGAGCTGAGAGGAGTGCGGAGTCCTGGTTTTGTGAAGAACAGGAGGATACCCCAGAGCACACACTCTGGGGATGTCCGGCATGGGAAAACTATC GGAATGAATTGGTGGAGAGTAGGGAGAATTGGGGGTTGTTTGAGAGactgattgaaaatattctgaGAGCAAAAATTGCCAGGAAGAACGAAAGGAAGAAGAGTGAGGTGCGGAATCGTGGCCGTACCTAG